A genomic window from Nocardioides sp. BP30 includes:
- a CDS encoding coenzyme F420-0:L-glutamate ligase has protein sequence MSTGPVLSAWAPDGVGEVVAGDDLATLLLPLVDLSDGDIVVVTSKVVAKAEGRVRTSTREAELPGETRRVVARRGATMIVRNRLGLTMAAAGIDASNVAPGQVVLLPLDPDGSARRLRATIAERGGVNVGVVVTDTAGRAWREGQTDIAIGAAGVIVAEDFTGRVDEYGNALVVTAPAVADEIAGLAELATGKLGARPFAIVRGRPDLVLAAGEDGPGASALIRAEGSDFFGYGAREAVLRALTGDAADRTPFGAPASAEELAAAIAQATGLVAVPDRQGLAVTGAEPGRRTALDALAFAFGWAVAPPGPDPSVTENDGVAHLRPVTP, from the coding sequence ATGAGCACCGGACCCGTGCTGAGCGCGTGGGCGCCGGACGGCGTCGGCGAGGTGGTGGCCGGTGACGACCTCGCCACGCTGCTGCTCCCCCTGGTCGACCTCAGCGACGGCGACATCGTCGTCGTGACCAGCAAGGTGGTGGCCAAGGCCGAGGGTCGGGTGCGCACCTCGACCCGGGAGGCCGAGCTGCCCGGCGAGACCCGCCGCGTCGTCGCCCGCCGCGGTGCCACCATGATCGTGCGCAACCGGCTGGGGCTGACGATGGCGGCGGCCGGGATCGACGCCTCGAACGTCGCACCCGGCCAGGTCGTCCTGCTGCCGCTCGACCCCGACGGGTCGGCCCGGAGGTTGCGCGCCACCATCGCCGAGCGGGGCGGCGTCAACGTCGGCGTCGTCGTCACCGACACGGCCGGACGAGCCTGGCGCGAGGGTCAGACCGACATCGCGATCGGTGCCGCAGGCGTGATCGTCGCCGAGGACTTCACCGGCCGGGTGGACGAGTACGGCAACGCGCTCGTCGTGACCGCACCGGCGGTGGCCGACGAGATCGCCGGCCTGGCCGAGCTGGCGACCGGCAAGCTCGGGGCTCGGCCGTTCGCCATCGTCCGCGGTCGCCCCGACCTGGTGCTCGCCGCCGGCGAGGACGGTCCTGGCGCGAGCGCGCTGATCCGGGCCGAGGGCAGCGACTTCTTCGGGTACGGCGCCCGCGAGGCGGTGCTGCGCGCGCTGACCGGCGATGCCGCCGACCGCACGCCGTTCGGTGCTCCGGCCTCCGCCGAGGAGCTGGCCGCGGCGATCGCGCAGGCGACCGGGCTGGTCGCCGTACCGGACCGGCAGGGGCTCGCCGTGACCGGGGCGGAGCCGGGCCGACGGACGGCACTGGACGCGCTCGCCTTCGCCTTCGGCTGGGCCGTCGCGCCACCGGGACCGGATCCTTCGGTGACCGAGAACGACGGTGTTGCACATCTGCGCCCGGTGACTCCGTAG
- a CDS encoding DUF3105 domain-containing protein, producing MAKPSKSDRRAVVDSIRKKQRGADRARGLAIVGVCAFVALLIVGLAAYQPVKDWWDTRKFNSIALASIGQSASVCQKITTVKADGNQQHVPTGQSVTYTTAPPAFGPHWNELGVAPVAMSRKFYSRDDRPALEALVHNLEHGYTLLWYDDTVSAAEINQIRAIGAKFPGDTNFRYKFIAVPWLPADAKSIGKNFPKGTHIAFTHWSAGGNGQTDTTKQVGAFQYCSGVSGAALKTFMTKYPYTDSPEPGVM from the coding sequence GTGGCCAAGCCGTCCAAGTCCGACCGTCGCGCGGTCGTCGACTCGATCCGCAAGAAGCAGCGTGGCGCCGACCGTGCCCGCGGCCTCGCCATCGTCGGGGTCTGCGCCTTCGTGGCGCTGCTGATCGTGGGCCTGGCGGCCTACCAGCCGGTCAAGGACTGGTGGGACACCCGGAAGTTCAACTCGATCGCGCTGGCGAGCATCGGTCAGTCCGCGTCGGTGTGCCAGAAGATCACCACCGTCAAGGCCGACGGCAACCAGCAGCATGTGCCCACGGGTCAGTCGGTCACCTACACCACCGCGCCGCCCGCCTTCGGTCCGCACTGGAACGAGCTCGGCGTCGCGCCGGTGGCGATGAGCCGCAAGTTCTACAGCCGCGACGACCGGCCGGCCCTCGAGGCGCTGGTGCACAACCTCGAGCACGGCTACACCCTGCTCTGGTACGACGACACCGTCTCGGCCGCGGAGATCAACCAGATCCGCGCGATCGGCGCGAAGTTCCCCGGCGACACCAACTTCCGCTACAAGTTCATCGCCGTGCCGTGGCTGCCCGCCGACGCGAAGTCGATCGGGAAGAACTTCCCCAAGGGCACCCACATCGCCTTCACGCACTGGTCCGCCGGCGGGAACGGCCAGACCGACACCACCAAGCAGGTCGGCGCCTTCCAATACTGCTCGGGCGTCTCCGGCGCGGCCCTGAAGACGTTCATGACCAAGTACCCCTACACGGACAGCCCCGAGCCCGGCGTCATGTGA
- the dinB gene encoding DNA polymerase IV, translating to MFDYGRVILHADLDSFYASVEQRDDPSLRGRPVAVGGGVVLAASYEAKAYGVSTPMAGSEARRLCPGLITVRPRFSAYVEASRAVFEIFRDTTPLVEGLSIDEAFLDVGGLRRLVGEPVEIAATLRRRVRTEVGLPISVGVARTKYLAKVASAVSKPDGLLLVAPDRESQFLHPLPVERLWGVGKVTAAKLRADGIRTVGDLARREEEVLQGLVGKASGRHLWALAHLRDPRPVEVGRRRGSVGAQRALGRRRCTAAELDAHVVALIDRVARRLRGGERIGRTLILRLRFDDFTRATRSATIGSAGAATGATEVWVATARTLLRSAWPLIEERGCTLIGVSISGLSDAGTEQLELPLDWPGMQGAVGRSSILDGALDQVKDKYGAGAITRAVLLGSDDGIEMPQLPDPGPFRSSGEGHMTPGSGLSV from the coding sequence ATGTTCGATTATGGTCGGGTGATCCTGCACGCCGACCTGGACTCGTTCTACGCCTCCGTGGAGCAGCGCGACGACCCGTCGCTGCGCGGTCGGCCGGTGGCGGTCGGGGGCGGCGTGGTCCTCGCGGCCAGCTACGAGGCCAAGGCGTACGGCGTCAGCACGCCGATGGCCGGCTCGGAGGCACGACGGCTCTGCCCCGGGTTGATCACGGTGCGCCCGCGCTTCTCGGCGTACGTCGAGGCCAGCAGGGCGGTGTTCGAGATCTTCCGCGACACCACGCCGTTGGTGGAGGGTCTCTCGATCGACGAGGCGTTCCTCGATGTCGGCGGCCTGCGCCGCCTGGTGGGGGAACCGGTGGAGATCGCCGCGACGCTGCGGCGGCGCGTGCGCACCGAGGTCGGACTGCCGATCTCGGTCGGCGTGGCCCGGACGAAGTACCTGGCGAAGGTGGCCAGCGCCGTGAGCAAGCCCGACGGCCTGCTGCTCGTCGCGCCGGATCGCGAGTCGCAGTTCCTGCATCCGCTGCCCGTCGAGCGGCTGTGGGGTGTCGGGAAGGTGACAGCCGCCAAGCTGCGCGCCGACGGCATCCGCACCGTCGGCGACCTGGCTCGGCGTGAGGAGGAGGTGCTGCAGGGACTGGTCGGCAAGGCGTCGGGCCGGCACCTGTGGGCGCTGGCCCACCTGCGGGATCCGCGACCGGTGGAGGTCGGCCGTCGACGTGGCTCGGTCGGGGCCCAGCGCGCCCTGGGTCGGCGGCGCTGCACCGCGGCCGAGCTCGACGCCCACGTGGTCGCCCTGATCGACCGGGTCGCGCGCCGGCTGCGCGGCGGGGAGCGCATCGGCCGCACGCTGATACTGCGGCTGCGGTTCGACGACTTCACGCGGGCGACGCGCTCGGCGACTATCGGGAGCGCGGGCGCGGCAACAGGTGCGACGGAGGTCTGGGTCGCCACCGCACGCACGCTGCTGCGGTCCGCGTGGCCGCTGATCGAGGAGCGCGGCTGCACGCTGATCGGGGTGAGCATCTCCGGGCTGTCCGACGCGGGGACCGAGCAGCTCGAGCTGCCCCTGGACTGGCCCGGGATGCAGGGTGCGGTGGGGCGCTCGAGCATCCTGGACGGCGCCCTGGATCAGGTGAAGGACAAGTACGGCGCGGGTGCGATCACCCGCGCCGTACTGCTCGGCTCCGACGACGGCATCGAGATGCCGCAGCTGCCCGATCCCGGGCCGTTCCGCTCCTCGGGGGAGGGTCACATGACGCCGGGCTCGGGGCTGTCCGTGTAG
- a CDS encoding TIGR03089 family protein: MTTFSDVLARQLRSNPGRPLVTFYDEASGERVELSVATYANWVAKASGLLVDEHGLERGQRLLIDLPPHWLSLVFLGAAWNAGLVVTDGEDADAVVCGPGSLAIWAPTASTRPTLACALLPLGVRFAEELPPDVHDVGIEVWGQPDGWAPWDPPMPEDAATDWAGEVTSQAQLWAAAAGASLSSGDRLVSETDPASPPGTASFCEPLANGGSLVLVVHADPDRLEAIAVAERVTVRERDRRIPDVETQA; encoded by the coding sequence GTGACGACGTTCTCCGACGTGCTGGCGCGCCAGCTGCGCTCCAACCCCGGCCGACCGCTGGTGACCTTCTACGACGAGGCGAGCGGGGAGCGGGTCGAGCTCTCCGTAGCCACCTACGCCAACTGGGTGGCCAAGGCCTCCGGACTCCTGGTCGACGAGCACGGCCTCGAGCGCGGCCAGCGCCTGCTCATCGACCTGCCCCCGCACTGGCTCTCCCTGGTCTTCCTCGGCGCCGCCTGGAACGCCGGCCTGGTCGTCACCGACGGTGAGGACGCGGACGCGGTGGTCTGCGGACCGGGCTCGCTGGCCATCTGGGCGCCCACGGCGAGCACCCGGCCGACCCTGGCGTGCGCCCTGCTCCCGCTGGGCGTGCGGTTCGCCGAGGAGCTCCCGCCCGACGTGCACGACGTCGGGATCGAGGTGTGGGGCCAGCCGGACGGTTGGGCACCCTGGGACCCACCGATGCCGGAGGACGCCGCCACGGACTGGGCCGGCGAGGTGACCAGCCAGGCGCAGCTGTGGGCGGCCGCCGCCGGAGCTTCCCTCTCCAGCGGCGACCGCCTCGTGTCGGAGACGGACCCGGCTTCCCCACCGGGAACCGCCTCCTTCTGCGAGCCGCTCGCGAACGGCGGCTCGCTGGTCCTGGTCGTCCACGCCGACCCCGACCGGCTCGAGGCGATCGCTGTCGCCGAGCGGGTCACGGTCCGCGAGCGGGATCGACGCATCCCGGACGTGGAGACCCAGGCCTGA
- a CDS encoding glycosyltransferase family 2 protein, which yields MRPSVALLVVSHDGARWLPTVIEGIQAQTVAPDRVVAVDTGSKDGSSELLEQAFGTALRVPGATSFPQAVALGLDRLGEDQPEWIWLLHDDSTPAPDALEQLLAATQAHPEASVLGPKLREWPSLRRLLELGVTISGTGRRETGLERGEYDQGQHDQVRTVLAVNTAGMLVRRTALLELDGFDPQLPIFGNDIDFGWRAASAGHPTVIVPQAIVFHAEAAHRGVRRTPLTGKHTHYEERRAALYTLLANCRPGVLPFQLLRLAVGTVLRMIGFLVVREVGAALDELAALVSVYRRPGAVRAARRRRRERASVPPAQVRELLAPPWLPYRHGLDFVGDVVSALTNQASDVAERRRVAAAEADPASFAARELAARDAAAREAAASEDDEIPIENGWIVRFLTNPVALALTAVVVLGLIGSRPAWHAVAGGGLSPAPSGVSAWWHLQYQSWHPLGIGTAVPAPPYLLVLAVLGTILGGNAALTISVVLIASFPLALWGAWRLLRVVGRLISHRGAPRWLILWGATTYALVPIVSGAWGDGRLAAVVPAALLPWLAHAALGFAEPDADRRWRAAWRTGLLLTLISCFTPSAWLVALVLALIVMVTASRIVPSAMRQRSVWGPPVAALGTAPVLLLPWWLPALIHGAGAGLVLDAGRLPSPQLGGGHLLVARLADLGAPWWLGLLVPVAAILALIPMRTRIPVLVCWFGIAATALVAMFLGFLSLHLAHGTTPAGLLFPMICLQGAAIVATVLGAQGFLVGGLAGWRRSTAWVVAVVAAAVPLAGLGWFIVDGNESLTRDWHDGVPTYMIENAEQDPHNGVLVIRGSTAGGLRYSVVRGDGTTVGDDEIITLTPEDRAFTGLVQQLVSHPTDQVVQGLADVGIQYVVLPPRVDSSVAAAIDASGAVTQASAANRATRAWQLDVAPRGDFDDHRSWLRIALLVIQGVGIVLVLVLCLPTLERRRRR from the coding sequence GTGCGTCCATCGGTAGCCCTGCTCGTCGTCAGCCATGACGGAGCCCGTTGGCTGCCCACCGTCATCGAGGGCATTCAAGCCCAGACCGTCGCGCCCGACCGGGTGGTGGCGGTCGACACCGGCAGCAAGGACGGATCCTCCGAGCTGCTCGAGCAGGCCTTCGGGACGGCGCTGCGCGTCCCCGGCGCGACCAGCTTCCCCCAGGCCGTCGCCCTCGGCCTGGACCGCCTCGGCGAGGACCAGCCCGAGTGGATCTGGCTGCTCCACGACGACTCCACCCCTGCCCCCGACGCGCTCGAGCAGCTGCTCGCCGCCACCCAGGCGCACCCCGAGGCCAGCGTGCTCGGACCCAAGCTGCGCGAGTGGCCCTCGCTGCGCCGCCTGCTCGAGCTCGGCGTCACCATCTCCGGCACGGGCCGACGCGAGACGGGACTCGAACGCGGCGAGTACGACCAGGGTCAGCACGACCAGGTCCGCACCGTCCTGGCGGTCAACACCGCCGGCATGCTCGTCCGGCGCACGGCGCTGCTCGAGCTCGACGGCTTCGATCCGCAGCTGCCGATCTTCGGCAACGACATCGACTTCGGCTGGCGGGCGGCCTCGGCCGGTCACCCCACGGTGATCGTGCCGCAGGCCATCGTCTTCCACGCCGAGGCCGCCCATCGCGGCGTGCGGCGCACCCCCCTGACCGGCAAGCACACCCACTACGAGGAGCGCCGAGCCGCCCTCTACACGCTGCTCGCCAACTGCCGCCCCGGTGTGCTGCCCTTCCAGTTGCTGAGGCTGGCCGTCGGCACGGTGCTGCGCATGATCGGCTTCCTGGTGGTGCGCGAGGTGGGCGCCGCTCTCGACGAGCTCGCCGCTCTGGTGTCGGTGTACCGACGACCGGGAGCCGTGCGAGCTGCCCGACGCAGGCGGCGCGAACGCGCCAGCGTCCCGCCGGCCCAGGTGCGTGAGCTGCTCGCGCCGCCCTGGCTGCCCTACCGGCACGGGCTGGACTTCGTCGGCGACGTGGTGAGCGCGCTGACCAACCAGGCCTCCGACGTGGCCGAGCGCCGCCGGGTGGCGGCGGCCGAGGCCGACCCCGCCTCCTTCGCCGCCCGCGAGCTCGCCGCCCGCGACGCCGCGGCTCGCGAGGCGGCAGCTTCCGAGGACGACGAGATCCCGATCGAGAACGGCTGGATCGTCCGGTTCCTCACCAATCCGGTCGCACTCGCGCTGACCGCCGTGGTCGTGCTCGGTCTGATCGGCTCGCGGCCCGCCTGGCACGCCGTCGCCGGCGGTGGCCTCTCGCCCGCGCCCAGCGGGGTCAGCGCGTGGTGGCACCTGCAGTACCAGTCCTGGCACCCGCTCGGGATCGGCACCGCCGTGCCGGCACCGCCGTACCTGCTGGTGCTGGCAGTGCTCGGCACCATCCTCGGGGGCAACGCCGCCCTGACCATCAGCGTCGTGCTGATCGCGTCCTTCCCGCTGGCGCTGTGGGGCGCCTGGCGCCTGCTGCGGGTGGTGGGCCGGCTGATCAGCCACCGCGGCGCCCCGCGCTGGCTCATCCTGTGGGGGGCCACGACCTATGCGTTGGTCCCGATCGTCAGCGGCGCGTGGGGGGACGGCCGGCTCGCTGCAGTGGTGCCCGCGGCGCTGCTGCCCTGGCTGGCGCACGCCGCCCTCGGCTTCGCCGAGCCGGACGCCGATCGACGCTGGCGCGCGGCGTGGCGCACGGGACTGCTGCTGACGCTGATCAGCTGCTTCACCCCGTCGGCCTGGCTGGTAGCGCTCGTGCTCGCCCTCATCGTGATGGTCACGGCGTCGCGCATCGTGCCGAGCGCGATGCGCCAACGCTCCGTGTGGGGACCGCCGGTCGCGGCACTCGGCACGGCGCCGGTCCTGCTGCTGCCCTGGTGGCTCCCGGCCCTGATCCACGGTGCGGGCGCCGGCCTGGTGCTCGACGCCGGCCGGCTGCCCAGCCCGCAGCTCGGCGGCGGTCACCTCCTGGTCGCGCGCCTGGCGGACCTCGGGGCGCCGTGGTGGCTGGGGCTCCTCGTCCCGGTCGCGGCGATCCTGGCGCTGATCCCGATGCGCACCAGGATCCCTGTCCTGGTCTGCTGGTTCGGGATCGCCGCCACCGCCCTGGTCGCGATGTTCCTCGGCTTCCTCTCCCTCCATCTGGCGCACGGCACCACCCCGGCCGGGCTGCTGTTCCCGATGATCTGCCTGCAGGGAGCCGCCATCGTGGCCACCGTCCTCGGCGCCCAGGGCTTCCTGGTCGGTGGGCTGGCGGGCTGGCGGCGCTCGACGGCCTGGGTGGTGGCGGTGGTGGCGGCTGCCGTACCTCTCGCCGGACTGGGCTGGTTCATCGTGGACGGCAACGAGTCCCTGACCCGTGACTGGCACGACGGCGTGCCGACGTACATGATCGAGAACGCCGAGCAGGATCCGCACAACGGGGTGCTGGTGATCCGCGGCAGCACCGCCGGCGGACTGCGTTACTCAGTGGTGCGCGGTGACGGGACCACCGTCGGCGACGACGAGATCATCACGCTGACCCCCGAGGACCGGGCCTTCACCGGTCTGGTCCAGCAGCTGGTCTCCCATCCCACCGACCAGGTGGTGCAGGGGCTGGCGGATGTCGGCATCCAGTACGTCGTGCTGCCGCCCCGGGTCGACAGCTCGGTCGCCGCCGCCATCGACGCCAGTGGCGCCGTCACCCAGGCGAGCGCCGCCAACCGGGCCACGCGCGCCTGGCAGCTCGATGTCGCCCCGCGCGGCGACTTCGACGACCACCGCTCGTGGCTCCGGATCGCGCTGCTGGTGATCCAGGGCGTCGGCATCGTGCTGGTCCTGGTGCTGTGCCTGCCCACCCTCGAGCGGAGGCGCCGCCGATGA
- a CDS encoding WhiB family transcriptional regulator: protein MRELFLLESNADDGGWQERALCAQTDPEAFFPEKGGSTREAKKVCQTCEVRDDCLESALMNDERFGIWGGLSERERRKLKKRAV, encoded by the coding sequence ATGAGGGAGCTTTTTCTCCTCGAGTCGAACGCCGACGACGGGGGCTGGCAGGAGCGTGCGCTCTGCGCTCAGACTGACCCGGAGGCGTTCTTCCCCGAGAAGGGTGGGTCGACGCGGGAGGCCAAGAAGGTCTGCCAGACCTGCGAGGTGCGAGACGATTGTCTGGAGTCGGCGCTGATGAACGATGAGCGCTTCGGCATCTGGGGCGGGCTCTCCGAGAGGGAGCGCCGCAAGCTCAAGAAGCGAGCGGTCTGA
- the cofD gene encoding 2-phospho-L-lactate transferase, which produces MRHITVLSGGHGGAKFIDGLLHGIAAGTLPGVDPDATVTVVANTADDLWIHGLKVCPDLDTVMYTLGDGLDHERGWGRTEETWSVKEDLEAYGAPNTWFGLGDRDIATHLVRTQMLEAGFTLSQVTDALCERWLRPRYGAGVRLLPMTDDRVETHVAIADPDSPSGRRVVHFQEYWVRLHAAVPAEQLVFVGLDEATPGPGVLEAITGADLVVVPPSNPVVSVGTILGVPGLREVLRATSAPVVGLSPIIGGNHVRGMAEQMLTAVGAEVSAAGVGLHYGARAAGGVIDGWLVDSVDAADVPRLEQAGLRAAAAPLWMHSSEQTAAMAAAAIALVG; this is translated from the coding sequence ATGCGTCACATCACCGTCCTCTCCGGCGGCCACGGCGGGGCCAAGTTCATCGACGGCCTGCTGCACGGCATCGCTGCCGGCACCCTGCCCGGCGTCGACCCCGACGCCACCGTCACCGTGGTCGCCAATACCGCCGACGACCTGTGGATCCATGGGCTCAAGGTGTGCCCCGATCTCGACACCGTCATGTACACCCTCGGCGACGGTCTAGACCACGAGCGAGGCTGGGGGCGCACCGAGGAGACCTGGAGCGTCAAGGAGGACCTGGAGGCCTACGGGGCGCCGAACACGTGGTTCGGCCTGGGCGATCGCGACATCGCCACCCACCTGGTGCGCACCCAGATGCTGGAGGCGGGATTCACGCTCTCCCAGGTGACGGATGCGCTGTGCGAGCGCTGGCTCCGGCCCCGGTACGGCGCGGGCGTGCGGCTGCTGCCGATGACCGACGACCGCGTCGAGACGCACGTCGCGATCGCCGACCCCGACTCCCCCTCCGGGCGACGGGTGGTGCACTTCCAGGAGTACTGGGTGCGGCTGCACGCCGCCGTGCCCGCCGAGCAGCTCGTCTTCGTCGGCCTCGACGAGGCGACGCCGGGACCGGGCGTGCTGGAAGCGATCACCGGGGCGGACCTGGTCGTCGTACCGCCCTCGAACCCGGTGGTCTCGGTCGGCACCATCCTCGGCGTTCCCGGGCTGCGCGAGGTGCTGCGCGCGACCTCGGCACCCGTGGTCGGCCTCTCCCCCATCATCGGCGGCAACCACGTGCGCGGGATGGCCGAGCAGATGCTCACGGCCGTGGGCGCCGAGGTGAGCGCGGCCGGCGTCGGCCTGCACTACGGTGCCCGTGCGGCCGGCGGCGTGATCGACGGGTGGCTCGTCGACTCCGTCGACGCTGCGGACGTGCCCCGGCTCGAGCAGGCCGGGCTGCGCGCTGCCGCCGCGCCGCTGTGGATGCACTCCTCGGAGCAGACCGCCGCCATGGCGGCCGCCGCGATCGCACTGGTCGGATGA
- a CDS encoding mannose-1-phosphate guanylyltransferase, producing the protein MAGRLSIDNFWAVIPAGGAGTRLWPLSRQAAPKFLRDLTGSGRSLLQETYDRLQVLAQDRFLVVTGEAHQEAVLEQLPQLDGCVLAEPSPRDSMAAIGLAAAVLELRDPDAVMGSFAADHVITRAKKFTEAVRTAVAVARDGWLVTLGITPTFASTAYGYVHGVEELPGHPAARLVDSFVEKPSEAVALSYLADGGYRWNAGMFVVRPTVLLDLLASWDPEFAATLREIAALHHKGQVDRFDELWARLPKIAVDHAVAEPAASAGRVAAVPAEFGWDDVGDFDSLATLLDAAMTVDSEGPTVLGDSALVHSIDASGLVVPTSGRTIAVVGLEDVVVVDTPDAVLVTTRARAQQVKQIVASLKAEHLDTLT; encoded by the coding sequence ATGGCTGGACGGCTCTCTATCGACAACTTCTGGGCGGTCATCCCCGCCGGCGGCGCGGGGACCCGGCTGTGGCCGCTCTCCCGGCAGGCGGCGCCGAAGTTCCTGCGCGACCTCACCGGCAGCGGGCGGTCGCTGCTGCAGGAGACCTACGACCGGTTGCAGGTGCTGGCCCAGGACCGCTTCCTCGTCGTCACGGGGGAGGCGCACCAGGAGGCGGTGCTCGAGCAGCTGCCGCAGCTCGATGGCTGCGTGCTGGCGGAGCCGTCGCCGCGTGACTCGATGGCGGCGATCGGACTCGCCGCAGCCGTCCTGGAGCTGCGCGACCCGGACGCGGTGATGGGCTCCTTCGCGGCCGACCACGTCATCACCCGGGCCAAGAAGTTCACCGAGGCGGTCCGTACGGCGGTCGCTGTCGCCCGGGACGGCTGGCTGGTCACGCTGGGGATCACCCCGACCTTCGCCAGCACCGCCTACGGCTACGTGCACGGTGTCGAGGAGCTTCCCGGGCATCCCGCCGCCCGGCTGGTCGACTCGTTCGTGGAGAAGCCGTCCGAGGCCGTCGCGCTGTCCTACCTGGCCGACGGCGGCTACCGCTGGAACGCCGGCATGTTCGTGGTCCGTCCCACCGTGCTGCTCGACCTGCTGGCGAGCTGGGACCCGGAGTTCGCCGCCACCCTGCGCGAGATCGCCGCGCTGCACCACAAGGGCCAGGTCGACCGGTTCGACGAGCTCTGGGCCCGGCTGCCGAAGATCGCCGTCGACCACGCCGTCGCCGAGCCCGCCGCCTCCGCGGGCAGGGTCGCCGCGGTGCCGGCCGAGTTCGGCTGGGACGACGTCGGTGACTTCGACTCGCTGGCGACCCTCCTGGACGCCGCCATGACGGTCGACTCCGAAGGGCCGACGGTGCTGGGCGACAGCGCACTGGTGCACTCGATCGACGCCTCCGGCCTGGTCGTGCCCACCAGCGGGCGGACCATCGCGGTGGTCGGCCTCGAGGACGTGGTGGTGGTGGACACCCCCGATGCCGTCCTGGTCACCACCAGGGCGCGGGCGCAGCAGGTCAAGCAAATCGTGGCCAGTCTGAAGGCCGAGCACCTCGACACGCTGACCTGA